One window of Macadamia integrifolia cultivar HAES 741 unplaced genomic scaffold, SCU_Mint_v3 scaffold1420, whole genome shotgun sequence genomic DNA carries:
- the LOC122063667 gene encoding cytochrome P450 71AP13-like — translation MASPFQLLQESKTLGTIQSFFIFTTIFLLILLKFRHGRSRKLNLPPGPSKLPIIGNLHQLAGNMPHLSLCHLSQKFGPIIHLQLGEIPTVVVSSARTAKEVTKTHDLALASRPQIFSAKHLFYNCTDIVFSPYGAYWRHIRKLCVLELLSAKRVESFSFIRKEEVASLVHRITETYPGTINLSKMLGIYANEIVCRATFGRGFTGGGEYDRHGFQNMLDEYQELLGGLSLGDFFPSMEWIHTITGMKSRLERLFKRFDCFFNEEIEKHLNSKKKKGDHQDFVDVLLESKNRDVRDLPLTMDNIKAIILDMFAAGTDTNFITLDWGMTELVINPRVMKKAQAEVRSIVGDRRNVLEDDLPKMKYLKAIIKEIFRLHPPVPVLVPRESMEEVTIDGYVIPAKTRFFVNAWAIGRDPETWKNPEMFEPERFMETSIDYKGQDFELIPFGAGRRSCPAIAFATPTVELPLAQLLYSFDWELPPGIQAKDLDMTEVFGISMHRKSNLFVVAKPYMP, via the exons ATGGCATCTCCCTTCCAgttgctccaggaatcaaaAACCCTGGGGACTATCCAATCCTTCTTCATCTTTACAACCATTTTTCTACTAATCCTTCTAAAGTTCCGCCATGGAAGAAGCAGAAAGCTCAATCTCCCACCAGGTCCTTCAAAGTTACCCATAATAGGCAACCTTCACCAGCTAGCAGGTAACATGCCTCACCTCTCTCTTTGCCATCTCTCTCAGAAATTTGGTCCCATCATTCACTTGCAGCTAGGTGAAATCCCAACTGTGGTTGTCTCCTCTGCTAGAACAGCCAAAGAAGTAACGAAAACCCATGACCTTGCTCTTGCAAGCAGGCCCCAAATTTTCTCTGCAAAACACCTTTTTTACAATTGTACTGACATTGTCTTCAGCCCTTATGGTGCTTACTGGAGGCATATCAGGAAGCTTTGCGTACTTGAGCTCCTGAGTGCCAAACGGGTTGAGTCATTTAGCTtcataagaaaagaagaggttGCAAGTTTGGTTCATCGGATTACAGAGACATATCCAGGCACCATTAATCTTAGTAAGATGCTTGGAATCTATGCAAATGAAATTGTTTGCAGGGCTACCTTTGGTAGAGGTTTTACAGGAGGAGGAGAGTATGATCGACATGGGTTCCAAAACATGCTTGATGAGTATCAAGAATTGCTTGGAGGACTTAGCTTGGGAGATTTCTTCCCTTCCATGGAATGGATACACACAATTACAGGTATGAAATCAAGATTAGAGAGACTCTTTAAACGGTTTGATTGCTTCTTCAATGAGGAAATTGAGAAGCATCTCaattccaagaaaaagaaaggggatcACCAGGACTTTGTGGATGTTTTACTTGAATCCAAGAACAGAGACGTCAGGGACTTGCCTCTTACCATGGACAACATCAAAGCAATCATCTTG GACATGTTTGCTGCAGGAACTGACACAAACTTCATAACCCTTGACTGGGGAATGACTGAGCTTGTCATAAACCCAAGAGTGATGAAAAAAGCACAAGCTGAAGTAAGAAGCATTGTTGGAGATAGAAGAAATGTATTAGAAGATGATCTACCTAAGATGAAGTACTTGAAAGCTATAATCAAAGAGATCTTCCGATTACACCCTCCTGTTCCAGTACTCGTTCCAAGAGAATCCATGGAAGAAGTAACCATAGATGGGTATGTCATTCCTGCCAAAACTCGTTTCTTTGTCAATGCTTGGGCTATAGGAAGGGACCCAGAGACATGGAAGAACCCAGAAATGTTCGAACCAGAGAGATTTATGGAAACCAGTATTGATTACAAGGGGCAGGATTTTGAACTGATACCATTTGGGGCTGGAAGAAGAAGTTGCCCTGCTATAGCTTTTGCAACACCCACTGTCGAGCTTCCTCTCGCTCAACTACTCTATAGCTTCGACTGGGAACTACCACCTGGTATCCAAGCCAAGGATTTAGATATGACTGAAGTTTTTGGTATCTCAATGCACAGGAAATCCAATCTTTTTGTTGTTGCAAAGCCATATATGCCATGA